In one window of Bacteroidales bacterium DNA:
- a CDS encoding DUF853 family protein, protein MGQKEKFISDIQAGYTFKKDYFVLGGAMFNREPIEGTQIKIPLKTITRHGLISGATGTGKTKTLQVIAEQLSLKGIPVVLMDIKGDLSGLAQPGQINDHVIWRQKMIGETYEPLPMPVELMSISGEHGVRLRSTISEFGPVLFSKILGLNDTQSSVISMIFKYCDDHKLPLIDLKDFRKMLQFVSNEGKAELQKEYGAVSGTTVSTIIRKIIEIEEQEADRFFGEPSFEPEDLLLMDKDGRGVISIIRLTDIQDKPKLFSTFMLCLLAEIYNTFPELGDVDRPKLVLFIDEAHLIFKEATSALLDQLDAIIKLIRSKGVGVYFCTQDPNDVPDSVLAQLGLKVQHALRAFTAKDRQMIKRVAQNFPISEYYETEDLLTSLGTGEALVTVLNEKGVPTPLTATLLRAPLTRMDVLRQNEIDALVSDSQLVRKYNQPLDRQSAYEIITQKLERASEEEYRKAKEAEVEKARKSLKKQKESPSVVEKLSKNTMVRQLGRTVMRELTRGILGTLGIKLRR, encoded by the coding sequence ATGGGACAGAAAGAAAAATTCATCAGCGACATCCAGGCAGGCTACACATTTAAAAAGGATTACTTTGTGCTGGGGGGGGCCATGTTCAACCGTGAACCCATTGAAGGAACTCAGATAAAAATACCACTTAAGACCATTACCCGGCATGGATTGATTTCCGGAGCAACGGGAACCGGCAAGACGAAAACCCTTCAGGTCATCGCAGAGCAGCTTTCACTCAAAGGGATCCCGGTCGTGTTGATGGATATCAAAGGCGACCTGAGTGGATTGGCTCAGCCCGGGCAGATTAACGATCACGTGATCTGGCGGCAGAAGATGATAGGAGAGACTTACGAGCCCTTGCCCATGCCCGTGGAGCTGATGTCCATTTCAGGAGAGCACGGCGTCAGGCTGCGTTCCACCATTTCAGAATTCGGTCCGGTATTGTTCTCCAAAATACTGGGATTGAATGATACCCAGTCCAGTGTCATCTCCATGATCTTCAAGTATTGCGATGATCATAAACTGCCACTTATCGATCTGAAAGATTTCCGGAAAATGCTCCAGTTCGTCAGCAATGAAGGCAAGGCAGAGCTTCAGAAGGAATACGGAGCTGTTTCCGGAACAACGGTTTCCACGATCATCCGGAAGATCATCGAGATTGAGGAACAGGAAGCGGACCGCTTTTTCGGAGAACCCAGCTTTGAACCGGAGGATCTGCTGCTTATGGATAAAGACGGACGGGGTGTCATATCCATCATCCGCCTGACCGACATCCAGGATAAGCCGAAGCTTTTTTCAACATTCATGCTTTGCCTCCTGGCAGAGATCTACAATACGTTCCCTGAGCTGGGGGATGTTGACCGGCCCAAGCTTGTGCTGTTCATCGATGAAGCTCACCTGATCTTCAAGGAAGCCACCAGTGCACTGCTCGACCAGCTGGATGCCATTATCAAGCTGATCAGATCCAAGGGCGTGGGTGTGTACTTTTGCACGCAGGATCCCAATGATGTTCCCGATTCTGTTCTGGCGCAGCTTGGACTGAAGGTGCAGCATGCGTTAAGAGCCTTCACCGCCAAGGACCGGCAGATGATCAAGCGAGTGGCCCAGAACTTCCCCATTTCAGAATACTATGAGACAGAGGATCTTCTGACGTCGCTGGGGACAGGGGAGGCGCTGGTCACCGTGCTGAACGAAAAAGGTGTGCCGACACCCCTTACGGCGACGCTTCTCCGTGCACCTCTGACACGCATGGATGTCCTCCGGCAAAATGAAATTGATGCACTGGTGAGTGACTCCCAGCTGGTCAGAAAATATAACCAGCCGCTGGACCGCCAGAGCGCCTATGAGATCATTACCCAAAAGCTCGAAAGGGCATCAGAAGAGGAGTACCGGAAAGCAAAGGAAGCTGAGGTTGAGAAGGCAAGAAAAAGCCTGAAAAAGCAAAAAGAGTCGCCCTCGGTCGTTGAAAAACTCAGCAAGAATACCATGGTGCGTCAGCTGGGAAGAACGGTAATGAGAGAA
- a CDS encoding zinc metallopeptidase, translated as MIGAYIIGAIFAVVGLIVGQVLQAKFKKYSRIPLRNGMSGKEIAEKMLADNGITDVKVTSVKGHLSDHYNPTNKTINLSEPVYSQRSAAAAAVAAHETGHALQHATAYRWLTMRSKMVPVVSFSSQLVQWVILGGIILINTFPSLLLIGILLFAVITMFSIITLPVEYNASKRALAWMQTRNVVSSQEYDGAKDSLRWAARTYLVAALGSIASLLYYLMIYMGRRD; from the coding sequence ATGATTGGTGCATATATTATCGGGGCCATTTTTGCCGTTGTGGGACTGATCGTCGGGCAGGTGCTTCAGGCAAAATTCAAAAAATATTCACGGATTCCATTGCGAAATGGGATGTCCGGAAAGGAAATCGCAGAGAAAATGCTGGCTGATAATGGCATTACCGATGTGAAGGTGACTTCGGTAAAAGGTCATTTATCGGATCATTACAATCCAACGAATAAGACCATTAACCTGAGCGAGCCGGTTTACAGTCAGCGCAGTGCTGCCGCAGCTGCGGTAGCGGCCCATGAGACCGGTCATGCACTTCAGCATGCGACCGCTTACCGTTGGCTGACCATGCGCTCCAAAATGGTGCCCGTGGTCAGTTTCAGCAGCCAGCTCGTTCAATGGGTGATTTTGGGGGGTATCATTCTGATCAATACCTTCCCCAGCCTTCTGCTGATAGGGATCCTGCTTTTTGCCGTGATAACGATGTTTTCAATCATCACCCTGCCTGTGGAGTACAATGCCAGCAAAAGAGCACTGGCCTGGATGCAAACCCGGAACGTAGTCTCCTCCCAGGAATACGACGGGGCAAAAGATTCTTTGAGATGGGCAGCACGTACGTACCTCGTGGCAGCCCTTGGCTCGATTGCTTCACTGCTGTACTACCTGATGATCTATATGGGAAGAAGAGACTGA
- a CDS encoding GNAT family protein, producing MARLTDGSITLRPWRDCDAPSLAAIADCKETAGNLRDGFPHPYHVIDAENWLRLTKKFRRNPTLYFAIEFHGQLAGSIGIVPKDNVYRKNAEIGYFVGKKYWGKGIATKAIGLVVTYIFQHFDIERIYAEPYAHNTASRRVLEKNGFTCEAVLKKYVIKNNVLLDSCIYSILRAD from the coding sequence ATGGCACGCCTCACCGACGGATCCATCACACTGAGACCCTGGAGGGATTGTGATGCACCTTCGCTTGCAGCCATTGCTGACTGCAAGGAGACTGCCGGCAATTTGCGTGACGGATTCCCGCATCCTTACCATGTGATTGATGCCGAGAACTGGCTTCGACTTACAAAGAAATTTCGGCGTAATCCTACCCTTTATTTTGCCATTGAGTTCCACGGTCAGCTGGCCGGCAGTATTGGGATTGTCCCTAAGGACAATGTTTACCGGAAAAATGCCGAGATCGGTTATTTCGTCGGCAAAAAGTACTGGGGAAAAGGCATTGCCACAAAAGCGATCGGGCTGGTTGTAACCTATATCTTTCAGCATTTTGACATCGAACGCATTTATGCCGAGCCCTATGCCCATAATACTGCCTCGCGAAGAGTGCTGGAAAAAAATGGATTTACCTGTGAAGCAGTGCTGAAAAAGTATGTCATCAAGAACAACGTCCTGCTCGACAGCTGTATCTATTCCATTCTTCGCGCTGATTGA